One Engraulis encrasicolus isolate BLACKSEA-1 chromosome 5, IST_EnEncr_1.0, whole genome shotgun sequence DNA segment encodes these proteins:
- the LOC134448741 gene encoding protein NLRC3-like, with protein MTILSLGRLAFQQLEKGNLIFYEKDLRECGMNAEEASDYSGVCTQIFREESGLYQEKVFCFVHLSIQEFLAALYVFLSFSNKDRNMSDQQQTSGLSALFRAATLHDLHKTAVALALQSKNGHLDLFLRFLLGLSLESNQKHLQDLLSQNSSQSQNSVDAGQYVKTKIRGERRSHRRINLFYCLNELNQHTVVEHINMKEGTLSVEMLLPGEWRTVKFQLTMSEEHLDGFDLQKYLKTPEKDQTDLLSPDDVLQKLVPVVTTSTKAWCGASCTPDQSLSFVHLD; from the exons ATGACCATTCTGTCCCTAGGACGGCTAGCTTtccagcagctggagaagggcaatCTGATCTTTTATGAAAAAGACCTGAGAGAGTGTGGCATGAATGCTGAAGAGGCCTCAGATTATTCAGGAGTCTGCACCCAGATCTTCAGGGAGGAGTCTGGGCTGTACCAGGAGAAGGTGTTCTGCTTTGTTCATCTGAGCATTCAGGAGTTCCTGGCAGCTTTGTATGTGTTTCTCAGCTTCAGTAACAAAGACAGAAACATGTCTGATCAACAACAAACCTCTgggctctctgctctgttcagagctgcaacacttcatgacctGCACAAGACTGCAGTGGCTCTTGCCTTACAGAGTAagaatggacacctggaccttttcctccgcttccttctgggcctctcactggagtccaatcagaaacACCTACAAGACCTACTGTCACAGAACAGCAGCCAATCACAGAACTCAGTAGATGCAGGCCAGTATGTTAAAACGAAGATCAGAGGTGAGAGGAGGTCACACAGAAGGATCAACCTGTTCTATTGtctgaatgagctgaatcagcatACTGTAGTGGAGCACATCAACATGAAGGAAGGAACGCTGTCTGTAGAGATGCTGTTACCAGGAGAGTGGAGGACTGTGAAATTCCAGCTGACGATGTCAGAAGAGCACCTGgatgggtttgacctgcagaaaTACCTGAAGACCCCAGAGAAAGACCAGACTGATCTCCTCAGCCCTGATGATGTTCTCCAGAAGCTGGTGCCAGTGGTCACAACATCCACCAAGGCATG GTGtggggcatcttgtacacctgaccaatccctgtcctttgtccacctggATTGA